From the genome of Halogranum gelatinilyticum:
ATCGACCGCGCGGAATATCTCTGGGACATCTACCACGAGCTCCGCGAGCGGACCGAAGAACTCGCAGAAGTCGTGACCAAAGAGTGCGGCAAGGAAATCTCGGAAGGTCGCGCGGACGTCATCGAAGCGTACCACATGGTCGAGTGGGCCGCTGGCGACGCTCGCCACCCCAAAGGCGACGTTATCCCGAGCGAGATTCCCGCCAAGGACGCCTATATGCGCCGCAAACCTCGCGGCGTCGTCGGCTGTATCACCCCGTGGAACTTCCCGGTCGCCATCCCCTTCTGGCACATGGCCGTCGCCCTGGTCGAGGGTAACACCGTCGTCTGGAAGCCCGCCGAACAGACGCCGTGGTGCGGCCAGATCATCGCCGAGATGTTCGAGGATGCCGGTATTCCCGACGGCGTGTTCAACATGGTCCAGGGCTTCGGCGACGCCGGCGCCTCCATCGTGGAGGACGAACGCGTCGACACCGTCCTGTTCACTGGTTCGGCCGAGGTGGGCCACGAGGTCGCCGAGAAAGTCGCCCAGCAGCCCGGCAAACTCGCCGCGTGTGAGATGGGTGGCAAGAACAACGTCGTCATCACCGAAGAGGCGGATCTGGACATCGCCGTCCACTCCGCGCTCATGACCTCGTTCAAGACGACCGGCCAGCGCTGTGTCTCTTCAGAGCGCATCGTCGTCCACGAAGACGTCTACGACGAGTTCAAAGACCGCTACGTCGAGTTGGCAAAGAACGTCTCCGTCGGCGACCCGCTGGACGAAGACACCTTCATGGGCCCGCTCATCGAGGCCGGTCACAAGGAGAAGGTCACGAAGTACGCTGAGCTGGCGAAGAAAGAGGGCGTGAACGTCCTCGTCGACCGAACGGAGTTGGACGAGGACGAGATTCCGGACGGTCACGAAGACGGCCACTGGGTCGGTCCCTTTGTGTATGAAGCCGACGCGTGGGAGGACCTGCGCTGCACGCACGAGGAAGTCTTCGGCCCGCACGTCGCACTCCTGAAGTATTCGGGTGACATCGAAGAAGCGGTCGCCATCCAGAACGACACCGACTACGGACTCGCTGGCGCGATTATCTCCGAAAACTACCGCCAGATCAACTACTTCCGCGACCATGCGGAGGTGGGACTGGCCTACGGGAATCTCCCATGCATCGGTGCTGAGGTGCATCTGCCGTTCGGCGGCGTCAAGAAATCCGGCAACGGCTACCCCTCCGCTCGCGAAATCATCGAAGCCGTCACCGAGCGCACCGCCTGGACGCTCAACAACTCCAAAGACATCCAGATGGCACAGGGCCTCTCCGCCGACATCAAAACCAAAGACGACTGAATCAGTCGGTCTCTTTTTCGACCGTCTCACCGCACTCCGTACAGCGGTAGCCGACGACGCGCCAGCCGCCGCCCGTCGCGTACCGGTTGGTGAACGAGTCGCGCGCGCCACAGTCGGGACAGCGAGTGGGCTTGGTCATCCGTCGGAGACTGCGTCCACGAAGGGGAAAAAGGTCGCTCTCGGTGGTCGGGTGCGGAGGTCGTCAGTTGGAGGACGTGTCGGCGTCCATGATGGACATGATGTTGCCCCGGATGATCTGGGCGAGTACGGCGGCCATCGCCGTGTCGGCACTCCAGATGGCCGTCTCTTCCGTCACGTCGGGGAGGTCTGCGTCAGCGAGGACTGAGAGGAGGACGACGGTCCCGTCGCACAGCAGCACGCGACCCATGAAGTCCGTCGGCGGCTCGTAGGCCGGTTCGGCGACGGTGAAGGGTGCGTCGGCGAAGCGTGCGCGAACTTCGGGGCTTTCGCTGGCGACGGTGACGTCGACACCGGCGGCGGCGCGCTCGAGGAGGGTTTCGACGAGCGCGTCCGGCACCGACG
Proteins encoded in this window:
- a CDS encoding aldehyde dehydrogenase family protein, with translation IDRAEYLWDIYHELRERTEELAEVVTKECGKEISEGRADVIEAYHMVEWAAGDARHPKGDVIPSEIPAKDAYMRRKPRGVVGCITPWNFPVAIPFWHMAVALVEGNTVVWKPAEQTPWCGQIIAEMFEDAGIPDGVFNMVQGFGDAGASIVEDERVDTVLFTGSAEVGHEVAEKVAQQPGKLAACEMGGKNNVVITEEADLDIAVHSALMTSFKTTGQRCVSSERIVVHEDVYDEFKDRYVELAKNVSVGDPLDEDTFMGPLIEAGHKEKVTKYAELAKKEGVNVLVDRTELDEDEIPDGHEDGHWVGPFVYEADAWEDLRCTHEEVFGPHVALLKYSGDIEEAVAIQNDTDYGLAGAIISENYRQINYFRDHAEVGLAYGNLPCIGAEVHLPFGGVKKSGNGYPSAREIIEAVTERTAWTLNNSKDIQMAQGLSADIKTKDD